CCTCGATTCGCGGCTCGGGACCGTCGGCGCCGCGGATTCGGTAGGGAAAGAGGTGCCCGGCGCTGGCATAGAGCACCTGGCGGCGCTGGGGATCCACCAGCGCATAGCAGAGGGTGGTGAGCAGGCGGCGGCGAGCGCTTTGGTAGACCATACGGTTGAGGGTGGCGAAGACCGGCGCCACCTCCGGATCGTAGGCCACCTGCACCGCCAGAGCGGACTTGGTCATGGACATGATCAGGCCGCTGGACACTCCATGGCCTGCCACGTCCCCCACCGCCACCGCCAACCGGCCGTCCTCCAGCTCCAACACGTCGTAGAAGTCGCCCCCCACCTCGGTGGCCGGGCGGTAGGCGTGGGCGATATCCACCCCCGCCAGCGACGGCGGCAGATCCGGCAGAATCGAGCTCTGGATGCCGCGGGCGGTCTGCAGCTCCAAGCGCTGGCGTTCGCGCTCGGCGATGCGGCGCACGTGGGGCGGCACGTCGTCGTAGCGGTAGATGAGCTCTTCCTCACCGGTGACGAAACGAAGCCCCACCAGCATCGGCGCCGCCGCCGCCAGAAGCGGCAACCAGCCCTGGAGCTGCAATGCCGGATCGTGGGCGTGGAGCAGAACCAAGCACGCGGGGAGGAGCTGCGCCGTCAGCGCCGCCAGCAGCGTGGTCAGCAGGTCGTAGCGCAGAAAGAGGAAGACCATGGCGGCGGCGAAGACGCCACTCACCGCCATGCCCCAAGCATAGGGCACCATCGGCAACAGCGGACTGAAGAAGACGGCACTGAGAACCACCACCACGGCACCTCCCCCCCAAGCCCCGAGCCGGCGCACCAGCGGCGGCAGCAGGAGCAGGCGCGCCAACAGCTCCTGAAAGAGCACCAAGACCAGGATCATCGCCCCATGGGCCAGGGGAAAGGC
This window of the Acidobacteriota bacterium genome carries:
- a CDS encoding PP2C family protein-serine/threonine phosphatase, giving the protein AFPLAHGAMILVLVLFQELLARLLLLPPLVRRLGAWGGGAVVVVLSAVFFSPLLPMVPYAWGMAVSGVFAAAMVFLFLRYDLLTTLLAALTAQLLPACLVLLHAHDPALQLQGWLPLLAAAAPMLVGLRFVTGEEELIYRYDDVPPHVRRIAERERQRLELQTARGIQSSILPDLPPSLAGVDIAHAYRPATEVGGDFYDVLELEDGRLAVAVGDVAGHGVSSGLIMSMTKSALAVQVAYDPEVAPVFATLNRMVYQSARRRLLTTLCYALVDPQRRQVLYASAGHLFPYRIRGADGPEPRIEALESVAYPLGARPILELRARSLDLEAGDFLFLFSDGLVEAQAQGSDEVFGFQRLERSLASHAHRGVTGLRDGIFADLGAFAAGAPRHDDQTVLVLRLP